In Haliaeetus albicilla chromosome 30, bHalAlb1.1, whole genome shotgun sequence, a single genomic region encodes these proteins:
- the LOC138683037 gene encoding olfactory receptor 14C36-like codes for MSNSSSITQFLLLAFADTRELQLLHFGLFLGIYLAALLANGLIITPVACDHCLHTPMYFFLLSLSLLDLGSISTTVPKAMANSLWDTRAISYPGCAAQLFLFLFLISAEYFLLTVMAYDRYVAICKPLHYGTLLGSRACVHMAAAAWGCGFLHAVLHTANTFSLPFCRGNVVDQFFCEIPQILKLACSDAYLREAGVLVVAVCLAVGCFVFIVLSYGQIFRAVLRIPSEQGQHKAFSTCLPHLAVVSLFISTAMIAYLKPPSISLPTLDLAVALLYSVVPPALNPLIYSMRNHEIKDALRKLFNGCFSKGINCMLSFA; via the coding sequence atgtccaacagcagctccatcacccagttcctcctcctggcatttgcagacacgcgggagctgcagctcttgcacttcgggctcttcctgggcatctacctggctgccctcctggccaacGGCCTCATCATTACCCCCGTAGCCTGTGACCACTGCCTCCACACgcccatgtacttcttcctcctcagcctctccctccttgacctgggctccatctccaccactgtccccaaagccatggccaactccctctgggacaccagggccatctcctacccaggatgtgctgcccagctctttctgtttctctttttgatctcagcagagtattttcttctcactgtcatggcctacgaccgctacgttgccatctgcaaacccctgcactacgggaccctcctgggcagcagagcttgtgtccacatggcagcagctgcctggggctgtggttttctccatgctgtgctgcacactgccaatacattttcactaccaTTCTGCCGAGGCAATGttgtggaccagttcttctgtgaaatcccccagatcctcaagcttGCCTGCTCAGATGCCTACCTCAGGGAAGCTGGGGTACTTGTAGTTGCTGTCTGTTTAGCTGttggatgttttgttttcattgtgctgtcctatgggcagatcttcagagctgtgctgaggatcccctctgagcagggacagcacaaagccttttccacctgCCTCCCTCATCTCGCTGTGGTCTCCTTGTTTATAAGCACTGCCATGattgcctacctgaagcccccctccattTCCTTGCCAACCCTGGACCTGGCAGTGGCATTGCTAtactcagtggtgcctccagccttgaaccccctcatctacagcatgagaaacCATGAGATCAAGGATGCCCTGAGAAAACTATTCAATGGATGTTTTTCCAAAGGAATAAACTGCATGTTGTCCTTTGCATAG